In Pyrodictium occultum, the genomic window CTTGCCAGGCTTAGCGGCCACACCCTAAGCGAGATAATAGCATATATGGAGTTAACGCTCGAGAAATTCATACTAATGAACTATGCATTGCAGCTGCTTGTCGGTGTAGCCTCAATAGCCCATAGCCTCGTAGGCAGAATCTTTAGCATAATCACATTTCCCTTCTCACTAGTGATCCAGGGCATAGTAACGACTGCAGCGACGGTAGTTGTGCTAGCAAGCATAATCTCAGCGGCTAAGGCTAAGCTCACAGCTCTCGCAATAGCACTAATATCTATACCATTCCGTATAGGTAGGAACGCTGGCGCCTCGCTCCTATCATTTATCCTTGTAAGCAACATAATGCTCCCATTCCTACCTCAATGGATCAACTTGATATCTAGCAGTGTTGGCTCTGAGCAAACACTAGTGAGATCCAAGGCAGTGGAAGTCCTGCTAAACAATACAGAGCCGGTACATGTGTGGGGGGAGGTAAAAGACGCCTATAACTACCGTCCACCTGTAGGCTTAGTCAAGTTTATAAACAGCAATGGCGCAGTGTTCCAGTTCATAATCCATGTAGACGGCTGCTACTATGTCACCAAGCCGCTCAAGATGCTGCCCAGTGGAAGCTACAGAGTAGAGGTAGAGTACCTATCTGTGCTTCTCAACTCTAGCAAAGCTATCGTGAATCTTCCACGAGACGCTAGGCTGACCTACGAGCTGGACGAGGCAAAGTACCGCATGGATATAACCGTTGAGAGGGATGCAGTATTCATCGAACCCATAGGCCTTATGATAGTCAAGGGATGCAATATAGAAAATGTGTACCAGTCCCTTAAGATGCTAAAGCTTAAGTGCACACCGCTATCTGGCAACGTTAGGATCGACATATACTCCTTAGGCGCGAACGATGTCAAGCTGCAACCTAATACTCTAAACGGCGTCTACAACTACTATGTAAACATAAGCGAGAAGCCTTGGAGGGGCGTAAGAGTCTACGTAAAGACGATAACTCTAGAAATGGCTAATGCCTCAACAGCCCTCTCGCTAGAATTCTATAAGAATATCGACTATCATGAGCTTTACCAGCTGAATGATCTCGAGCTCTCGGAAGGCATGATTTATCCTGAGCGCTCGCTGGAAGATATTGCGATTGATATAATAGTTAATGGGATAACTTTCCCTCTTGCGGTTTTCTCCTACCTAACAGTTATGTCGATGGTGTCTTTGAGCCTTGCGAGGGTGATCGGTGCCTCGTATCCTCGTGTGATATTTGACTAATACCGTGCTGGTGGTGAATAAATTGAAGTTGGCGGTAACGTTTAGAAGATCCTTGTACATAGCTCTCGGCATCTCCCTTTATGGAGCCATGTATGGTATGCTATCAAAAAATATGTATCTATTTGTAATATCGGTAATAAATATAGTTATATTTATGCTTATAAGAAGTAGTTGGTGATAGCTATGATAATTAGCAGAATTATATCTAGTATCACTAATCATATATCTAAACTACGTAGGAGCAGGAGTTGGGCCAGCGGGATAGCGAGGGTGGGAGGGTTATGCGTAACAAACATCGGCTCTGGTATCAGTGGCGTTGTTGCTGAAGTTAAGGGTGACGAGCTCTGTTTTAAAAAGCTCTTCAGCGACAGGCTCAGCCTTATTGATAGCAGGATATGCGGCATCTTCATACTATATAGGCGTGTTAGGAGCAGCTACGCAGCTAGGCTGCTTGAATCTAAAATACTAACTTATGAGGTAGAATTGGAAAGGAATCCCGAAAATATGCGTGCACGGGTGAAACTGGATACGCTACGAGAAATCTATAGGACGATAGTAGAGCGCGATGAGCCTGTTGAGCCCTCCCTCCATATAATGGTTTGCGGGGGGCCAGAAACCATAGTTGACGTCTACCGCGGTGTCGCAGACTCCCTAGCGCTGTTAGGGTGTAAGCTCCGCCCTAAATGTGTTAGCGTAAATTTTTTGAAAAGTTTCAATAAGAGGGTTATACAGCCTCGCGGCCTCATTCTGGGCAAGTTCTGGGAGCTAGTGGATTACTTAGACTCTATGACACGGTATGTTGAGTCAGCGTTTGTGCCTATAGGCTATGACATCCTCCTGGGACGTATTGTAGGCATCCCGCTCTGGGATGACACTGGGGCGAGGCATACAGTTGTTGTAGGGCCTACCGGAAGGGGCAAGACGAGTCTTGCAGCACTGGTAGCTGTGCTCTCTTCTCTGCTGCATAACGCTACAGTGGTGGCGGTGGATCCCAAGGGTGATCTATGGAGCCTGTTATCCTGGAGCGGCCTAGCCGTCCATGTGGAGGTTGAGAGTAGCAGAGATGCAGCCTATCTTGCTTCTAGGATTCTTCGCGCCCTCGGCGAGAGCGTAGGAGGTATTGTGGTTGTGGACATACGGTACCTAAGTGAGGGGGAGAAATACCTGCATCTCGAAACAGCTTTGTCAGACGCCTTCTCGCTACTGCAAGGCGTTGGTAGAAGATCGCTCCTCATAGTCGACGAGTTCTGGCGGGTTAAGGAGAGCTATGTGGTCAGGAAGATCGTGAGGGAGGGGAGGAGCAGCGGTATTAGCCTCATGCTGGTCTCCCAGCAGCCGGAGGATTTCGGCCCCGATGTATGGAGTAACTCAAGCAACTCGGTGGTGTTCGGCTCTCACGACGAAACATATCTCGAGAGCATTAAGAGGCTTAGCGGGATGGCCTCTCAGGATGTCTCCTTTATCCGCCGTCTAGGGGTTGGAGAGGCGCTTGTGCAGTATCATGGCTCGCGGAGGGCTCTCCCGGTGAGAGTCCTCCAGGCACCGATAACAGTTAAGAATCCGGGTGTAGGCGGGACGGGCAGCTGGGGTAGGGTACGTTATGGGCAAGCGGCTGATAGTGCAGCGCAGAGGTAGGGGGTCGCCGCTATATCGTAGCAGGCCCTGGCTCCATCCGGCTCCAGCCAGGTATCCGCCACTCGTGCCGGTGACGCTCCGCGGTCGTGTAGTGGAGCTAGTGCATGATCCTGGCCGCTGGGTTCCTCTAGCTCATGTGGTTCTTGAGAATGGCGAGGAGTTCTGGATACCCGCTGCTGAGGGCATGTATGTGGGCCAGATAATAGAGGTGGGCCCGGATGCCAAGCCCTCCAACGGCAACATCCTCCCTATTGGCAAGATACCGGAGGGCACTCAAGTATACAATATAGAGGTAAGGCCTGGTGATGGCGGGAAGCTGGCCCGCTCCTCCGGCGCTTACGGCATCGTCCTCGGGCGTAGCGGTAATAAGACGATAGTCCAGCTGCCAAGCGGCAAGGTTAAGGAGATCCCTAATGACGCCAGGGCTACTGTAGGCATAGCTGCTGGGGGCGGCCGCCCCGAGAAGCCGCTGCTCAAGGCTGGTGCAGCCTACTACAAGTGGAGCGCGAAGCCGCACGTATGGCCACGCGTACGCGGCGTGGCAATGAACGCTGTGGACCATCCCCATGGCGGCGGTAGCCACCAGAGCCCAAGCTTCCCAACCACCGTATCGAGGAACGCTCCTCCAGGCAGGAAGGTTGGCCACATAGCTGCACGCTCCACGGGCCGCAGGAAGGGGTAGCGTTAAACCCCCTGCACGCGGCCCTGAAGCCGGCCTGGGGTGGGTATGAGTGCAGGCTAGGCCGCAGCTCGACGAAGAGATGAAAAAGTGGCTTGAAACGCTCCCGCCCGAGTGGCTTAAGTTCCGTTACCGCGGCTACACCTTAGAGCAGCTCCTCTCGATGCCTATGGATACTTTCATAAAGCTGCTCCCCGCGAGGCAGAGGAGGAGCCTCCTACGAGGCCTTACCGACGCCCAGCGCAGGCTCCTATGGAAGATACGGCGGGCCCGCCAGAAGATCTTGCAAGGCAAGAAGGTCGTGGTCAAGACGCACGTGAGGGATATGATAATACTGCCCGAGATGGTCGGCATGACCATAGCCGTCTACAACGGGAAGGAGTTCATCCCCGTGCGCATAACACCCGAGATGATAGGCCATTATCTCGGCGAGTTCAGCCCCACCTGCCGCCAGGTGCAGCACGGCGAGCCGGGTCTAAAAGCTACGAGGAGCAGCCTCCACGTAGCCCTCAAGTAGCTCCTGGCGCCGTTTTCCCTACCCAGCAGACTTTCCCCTCCCTCCTCCCACGGTACTCCCGGCAGTCCCTGCATCCTACTCTCCGAGGCAAACAACTGGCGACAACGAGGTGCTGCAGCTTTTGGCATCCAAGAAGCCTATAAAGGCAGTGATGCGGGAGAGGTACAACGTAACCAGCTCTGGCTACGACGAGCTTTATAGGAATGAGCAGTACGAGAAGTACAGGCTCGCTATGCGCCTCCTAGAGCCCCGGGGAAAGGTTCTCGACGACGGCTGTGGCACAGCCCTCCTCCTAGAATACCTATACACTACCGGCATGCTGGGAGGACTCCTCTACTACATTTGTCTAGACCTATCTCCCGGGATGCTTCGGGTCGCTAGAAGGCGCATAGCGAGCCTGAACCTGGGCCACCTGGTTGAGTGCATTGAAGCTGACGCGGAGAACATACCCCTACGCAGCAAGAGCATAGACTACACTTTCTCGTTCACTGTGGTAGATCTAGTCGAGGATAAAGCGAGAGCGTTGAAGGAAATGGACAGGGTGACTAAACTCTATACTATAGTGACCAGTTTGAAGAAGGCCCACCAGTTTGCCAGGAAGATTCCGAAATACGGGCTCTACGCGGGAGAGACCTCGAAGGACTATGTCTTCATACGTAAGAGCAGCCAGGGGCTCTGCCGGTTGATCCCTCATCACGGCTCTAGATGGTCAGCCTATCGGGCCCTCTTCACAGCCCCTCGGCAGTCTCCAAGCCTTACATCCAGATACTTCTTAACGGCGCTCTTGACCATATCGTAGACCTTGGGGGAGAACTCCACGCGTATACGCCTTCCATCGCGCAGCAGCACCTCCAGAAGGCCCGGCGCCAGCGTGGCTTCACGCGGCCTTGGACGCGGCTTTAGAAGCTTATACCCCACGATATCACAGTAGCTTATAACAACCTCCTCACCGCCCCGGAGCCTCTCCCTCCTCTTACGGAGGGAGTATATAAATAGGTCGACACGCCTCTGCAGCCCCGTCCTGGGCCTTATACTTTCCCAATGCTCGCCGAGATAGATCAGCCTTAACGCGTCCCTGTCAAACACCATGTCGTAGTGAAGCACGTCGGGGCCGCGGCGCACCCAGACGCTATATATAACGTTTGGCTCCCTACTCCCTCCGGTCAAAGCACGGCCCCGTAGGGAGGGGCTGACCCCTAATTCTCCTCATAAAGCCTCGCAGCCCATCTATGTAGGACTCCCGTAAGCACCTATAAGACTAGAGCCAGCATCTCCATCGATAGGGAGCTTCAGGGAGCCCTCCCGGGGGACGCTTAGAGAAGGGTACACAGGTATGAGCGGCCCGGAGACCAGTGGCTGGGATAACCAGGAAGCTGAAGCTACGGCCATAAGAGAGGTCCTACACGAGGCAGGTGAACAGGTAAGCGAGAGCATTGAGGAGAAGGTTGCGAGCATATACGCTGATGTCGTGGAGAAGCATAAGAGGAAGCCAGTGCGCGACGTAGACAAGATGACCGAGATACTCAAGAAAGAGTACAGACTACTCGTTGACAAGAAAACCGTGACGCTAACAGTGGCGGCCTTTCTCGCCGGCAGACCCGTGCTCTTCGAGGGGCCCCCAGGCACGGGTAAGACAGAGATAGGCGAGGCAATACTCTCCCTATGGGCTGGGAAGCCTGCACTAGTGATACCATGCAGCGAGAACTACGACGAGTACCGCGTCATAGGCGACTTCCACCCATTAATGGCGCTGCGCTACGGCTTCAACGAGAAGAGCTTCATACCCCGGCCGCTGCTCGCCGCAATGATACTCGACACGGGGGTCCTCGTAGACGAGATAAGGAGGAGCAATGAGGAGTTCCAGAACTTGCTGTTAGACGTTATAGATAAGCGTCGTATAATAGTCCCAGAGCTGCGCCGCGTCTTCCGCGCCAAGGGAGAGGGCTTCCAGGTAATCTTCACCAGTAATCCCGAGGACTATGCGCAGGGAGAGCTAAGCGACGCCTTCCTAAGAAGAGTGGTGCGCATACCCTTCAACTACCCCCCACCGGAGCTCGAGGCTAAAATAGTAAGGCTAAGGTATGACGCCGATGCTGAACTCGACTCCGGGCTACTGAAGTCGATGATAGAGGTGGTTAACCTGCTGCGGCAGAAGGCAGCCTATAAGCCCGGGCCAGCCGACACCGTGCTCTGGGCCCGCATAGCCGGCAGGCTGGCAGCCCTCCGGGGCAGGAGGCAGGCAGCTGTAAGAGACGTTGTCGAAGCGGCCACCATAGTCCTCTACAAGAGGGTTAACGAGGAGGAGATAGTTGACGAGGTCCTCGAGAAGGTATTCGGGCTGCGGCCCTAGGGACGGGCTCCAGGATCCCCGCGAGCTAGCGCTACGTGTAGCAGTCGAGGCGAGGAGAAAGGGACTACGCATATCTACAGCCGAGATCGTGGAGGCCTCGAGGCTCCTAGCCCTCTACACCGCGGTAGCCGGCTTCAAGCCTCAGTCCCCGGAGGAGATAGCCTTCGTACTAGCCTCCGTCTATGCTAAGCGGGCGGGCGAGGAGAGGATAGTGAGAGAGGCTGTGGAGGAGCTGTTCGGCCGCCGCCAGGCCGGGAACCCTGCAAGGAGGATAGAGGAGGAGATAGAGAGGGACCTCCAGAGCCTGGGCCTCTACTATGGCGCCAAGCTGCGCCGTAGGGACTACGCGTCCAGCAGCCGGGCCCGAAGCGCCTATGCCAGGCTCCGCCTCCTGGGCATAATACGTAAAGGCCGCAAGGGAGAGTATGTAGTCAGCAGCAGCCAGGCCCGCCGCATGATCGATAGCCTCGCGCGGCGCTACGGGGGCTACCGGGAGGCAGTGAGGGACGCCATAAAACAAGGCATTAAACGCAACGGCAGCCTCATAGCTACAATGGGTGTTGATGTACTCAACTATATAGATCTTCGCGATTTCAGCGTAGATGAGCTGGTGAAGCTATACCGCTACGCGGGCAGAGACAAACAGCTTAGGCGCATCGTGTCCAGGCTAATAGCAGACAAGGTAGGCCGGGGAGAGCACTATACGAGCGCTGAAAGCGTCTACGAGATACTCCGTAGAGAAGGAGTACTGAGCCAGCACCACCTGCGAAATATACTCGAGCGAAACCCCCGCCTTGCCGAAAAGGCTGCCAGGGACTTCGGGAGAGAGGCGCTTCTCGACATAGCAGCAGAGATGGCTAGGCACGACCGGGAGGGGGCGGTAGAGGTAGCCCTACGCGCGCTGGGCGCCCGCTCCTCCAGGCGGGGTGCACTGTCCGAGATCCTCGAGAGAAACGAGCCAGGACTTCTCAGCAGCATAGGCGAAGCCCCCGACGAGGTGCTGGATACCCTTAACACCGTGGCTACCGCGAAGAGCTACCTTCTGAAAGGCCTCTCCGACCCAACGGGCGCAGCTCTCGAGTATGCCGAGTACGAGCTTGGCAGGGCGGTGGCGAGATGGGAGGAGATAAGGAAGAATTACCATGGAAGAATAGTGGACATCATAGAATCGGAGATGCTCCAGCTCCGCCAGCTGCTGGAGGCGGCCAGGCGTGGAGACGCGTACACCATCCTAAAAGGCATGGTCAGGCATATGGACGCCTTTGGGGCGTTGAAGCTTCTCCACGAAGTGTACAGTAGCACGGGAGACGGGAGGCTGAGAAACTACGCACTAATGCTCATGAAGAAGCTCTGGAGAGAGGCCCGAGCCCGCTACGGGCTAAGGCCATCTCGGAGGACGAGGTTCAGCCCCGTGCAGGGCAGACTCCACGTACGCAGGACGCTCGCAAACCTGGTGAGGCTGAACCCCAGCCCCCTGGTGCGCAGGGCCAAGTATGCTCTGAGGCAGTATGTGGTAGTGGTGGACAAAAGCGGTAGTATGAAGCCCTACGCGGTCTATGCGGTGCTTGTAGCGTCCTCCCTGGCGGCAAGTATAAGGCGGCTAGTGGTATTCGACGAGAACGTAACGGTCTACAATAATCTTAGCCGCTTATACCCGCTGCGCGTGGTCGACCTGATATTCTCAACAAAGTTCTCCGGCTACACCGACATAGTGTCGGCTCTACAGCAGGCAGCAGCCGGCCTGAACCCCGGTCACCTGGTGCTTGTAAGCGATCTCCGGCAGACAGTGGCGGCCTCTGCACGCGTAGAAGAGGTTCTTGAGGGCCTCTGGCGCCGCGGCTGGTGGATCACAATAGTACTCCCGCCGCGGTACGACGTGGAAGTGGCGCAGCGTATACAGAGCTATGCCCGCCTACACGTGGTGCGCTCGGCAGAGGATGTGGCTAGGGTTATGATGAGAATAGTCCGCGCTTAGCCTTCACTCCGAGGACGCGTCTACACCATACACCTTTACCCCGAAAAGGAGGCCGCCATGCCTAGCCTTTGCCTCCTCGAGAAGCCTACGCGCCTCTTCTACAGCCTTACCGAGATCACCCTCTCCAACCTCTATCTCAGCGTAGTATAGCTCCGGCACAACTCTCGAGGCCGACATCCTCACCGGGTAACCCAGGCCCTCTAGACCCTTGACCACATCTCTCGCCACATCTTCGTAGTAGGTGTTGAAGAACACCCTGACGAGCCGCTTCTTCCTGCCCAAGCCTACTCGAACCTCGCCATGTAGTCGTCCATGTCTACAACGCTCTTGCAGTCCTCTAGCTTATTAACGTTTACCGGCCTCAGCCTATGCGCCTTTGTGAAGGAGGCTATTGTGAGGAACTCTATGAAAGCCTTCTTGGCAGCTTCGAACTCGGATGGGAATACGCGGGGTATATCATTTGGGCGTGCGGCAAGCCTCTCCATGAGCTGGGGGCCCTGCTTCTTAACCCAGTCGCATTTCCCAGATACGAGGAGGTTGCCGGAGGGCATCTCCAGCAATATCGGGTACATCTTGCATGCAAGAGGCTTGTCCTCGTGTATTCTGCACCTCTTAGTGGCCCGGTCAAAGAAGGGGCAGAATCCCCTTATCACCCACCTGTAGAGGGCGACAGCGCAGTTACCCTCATCATCCATGTAGACTTGGAGCGGCTTGAAGCTGAGCTTGGCGCCCAGCACCGAGGCTATCTCCTCAAGCCTCCTCTTCTCCCAGGGGTACACTACAGGCATCTCATACTCCTCGGAGAAGTAGCAGCAGTGCTCGCAGAAGAGACACTTGAATACAGGCAGCCCGCGGGCCATGCTGCCCAGGCACCCTGGGCTAAACCGGGCTTCAGCTGCTCCAGTATTTTACCAGGACCGCTGGACCATCGCCGGGCAGTGATGAGGGGTGCAAACGCCTAGCCGCCCGAGGGCAGTGACGAGCTGAACCCGTCTGAGCCCCCAGAGCCGCTGGCGGGCCTCGGTAGAAGGGGTCTACTCAGCACGGCTTGTCCGCTCAGCACTCGGCAAACACGTCACCGGCCCCAGGGGCCTATACGCTGTAGCGAAGCAGTAATGTACCTAAGCCGGGCCCAGGTGAGCCACCACGGGTATGCTGCATGGGCGGTAGGCAGAGGACCAGCCTCTTCATGTCCAAGGAGGAGTCCACAGCCAAGAAGAGCAAGCAGCAGCGCCGCGCAGGCAAGCGCGAGCGTTGACCCGCCAGTATCGAATCCCTGGAGCCTATGCCGGTTTTTTAGCGGTGTCCCGCGGGAGGGCTTAGATCGGCCAGAGGATAGGTAAAGGGATGGCTGCCCTGCCTGCTCCTCCCCGCAGGCTAGAACTCGTGGCCGCGGTTCCAGCCTCCTACCTTTCCACAGAGCATACCCTCCTCCTCAAGACGGTGAAAGCAGGGATACTAGCTAGGCTGCTAGCCGTGTTCCGCGTCACCAGGCTCATCATATACGTGGACAGGGCAGGGGTTGAAAGAGACGCGGAGCTGCTAAGAGAGATACTGGAGTACATAGCGACAGCACCTTATCTCCGGAAGCTCCTATACCCGCTCAAACCAGAGCTACGGTATGCGGGCGTCCTTCCTCCCCTCCAGCTGCCCACCCACGGGGTTGGAGGCCCCCGTGCTGGTGAGGTGCGCGAGGCGCTCGTGATACGCGATCTCGGCGACGCAGTGGTGCTCGAGGCAGGCCTCGGGAGGCCGGTTAGGTGCAGAAAGCCTGGCCGCCTCCACAGCAGGAGAGTGCTGGTGGAGATCATCTCATTGGAGCCGCCCCGGATCCGCATCCTCCAGCCGGGGGAGGAGAGGGTCTACACGGGGTTCACAGTGAAGCTGGCCAGGGGGCTCCGAGGCGCGCTGGAGGCCACCCGGGGACTCCTGCGGATTGCTACAAGTAGGCTGGGGGAAGCCGTGACTCCTGAGAAGCTGAGGCGCGACTCCCTGGAGGCTCGGGCCCGGGGAGGGGTGGCGGTTCTCCTAGGGGCGCCCGACGCGGGACTTCACGAGATGGCGAGGCGGGAGGGCATGGTGCTGGAGGAGTCGGTGGATAGGATATACAACACGGTGCCGCTTCAGGGAACCCGTACGGTACGCGTCGAGGAGGCGCTCGCCGCCACCCTATCCATACTGAACCTCTTCCTGGAGTAGATCTAGCCAACGCGGGCTTAGGGTTAAAAGCTAGTAGCCGGAGGCCGCGTGGGGGATGGGGCTGCTCTAGCGGCGGTGGTGACCAGTGGGCGCAAGAAAGAAGCACGCGCCTCGTAGGGGCAGTCTAGCTGTAAGGCCACGTAAGAGAGCTTCAAGTATCGTGCCGCGGGTTAAGAGCTGGCCTAACGTAGAGAGTGAGAATCCTCTGCCACTCGCCTTCCTAGGCTACAAGGCGGGCATGACCCACGTATTCGTCATAGACGATGAGCCTGGCTCGCTCACGCACGGCAGGGAGATATTCGTGCCCGTCACGATAGTGGAGACGCCGCCCATGATAGTGACGGCAGTCCGCGTCTACGGCTATGACCCCAACATAGGCCTCTACACCCTCGGAGAGGCCTGGGCCCAACCCGAAACCCTTGAGGAGAAGTACAAGCTCGGCCTAAACCGCGTTATACCCAGGCTACGGTTCCCCGACGCCGAGAAGGCTGTTAAGAAGCTCGAGGAGAAGCTTGGCAGCGTATACGACGTGAGGATAATAGCTGCGACCCAGCCTAGGCTCGTGGGCGGTCTTAGCAAGAAGAAGCCCGACCTCATAGAGATAAAGATAGGCGGTGGCAAGGGTATCGAGGACAGGTTTGGCTATGCGGTAAAGCTCCTGGGCAACCCCTTAGACGTTAGGAGCGTATTCAGAGAAGGCCAGCTAGTCGACGTGATAGCGGTTACCAAGGGTAAGGGCTTCCAGGGTGTAATAAAGAGGTATGGCGTAAAGGAGCTGCCGAGATGGCATAAGCACCGTAAGGGGAGCCGCAGCGGTCCCGGCAGCAGGGGCCCCGCCACCACCTTCTCCTGGAGCGAGGTGCCCCAGCCCGGCCAGATGGGGTTCCATAGGAGGACGGAGTACAACAAGAGGATACTCCGGATAGGCGACAACGGCCTGGAGGTAACCCCATCCGGAGGCTTCCCCCACTACGGCATAGTGAGGAGCACCTACGTCATGCTCGCCGGCAGCATACCAGGCACCCCCAAGAGGCCAATAGTGCTCCGCCATCCTGTCAGGCCCTCTTGGACCCCCGAGTCCGCCCCCAAGATCACGTACATCAGCCTACAGAGCAAGCAGGGCAACTAACCCCCACCCGCGAGGTGGATGAACTATGCCTGGCAGGCTCGGCTCAATGGTATTCCTCCTGGCCCAGGAGCCCCCGGCGGTGCCGGTGTACAGCGCGTCTGGCGAGAAATCCGGCGAGGTGAAGCTGCCTAGGGTCTACGGGCTGCCAGTCCGCATTGATCTGATAAGGCGTGCCTTCCTCTCAGAGTTCACCGCCAGGCTCCAGCCTAAGGGCCGCGACCCGATGGCCGGTAAGAGGACCACTGCCAGGAGCTTTGGCGTCGGCCTGGGCATAGCAAGGGTGCCGAGGATCCCCGGGCTGGGCCGTGCGGCCTTCATAAACTCTGCCGTGGGCGGCCACCTGGCTCACCCGCCTAGGGTTGAGAAGAGGATCCACGAGGAGATAAACAAGAAGGAGAAGAGGCTAGCCACCGCCTCCGCGCTAGCGGCCACGGCGAGGAGAGAGTTTGTGGAGAGGCGGGGCCACCGCTTCACCTCCGAGGCAGTGCCAGTGGTCATAGAGGATGAGGCTGAGCAGGCTATATCCCGTGTCCGCGACGCTAGGGCCCTCCTGGAGAAGCTGGGCGTGTGGCCGGACATAGAGAGGGCTAAGGAGAGGACCAGGATACGCGCCGGCAAGGGCAAAAGGAGGGGTAGGCGCTACATAACGCCGCGCAGCATCCTGTTCATACTTGGCAGCCACACCTCGCCGCTAGCGAGAGCGGTTGCAGGCCTGCCAGGGGTCGACGTCGCCGA contains:
- the rpl4p gene encoding 50S ribosomal protein L4 → MPGRLGSMVFLLAQEPPAVPVYSASGEKSGEVKLPRVYGLPVRIDLIRRAFLSEFTARLQPKGRDPMAGKRTTARSFGVGLGIARVPRIPGLGRAAFINSAVGGHLAHPPRVEKRIHEEINKKEKRLATASALAATARREFVERRGHRFTSEAVPVVIEDEAEQAISRVRDARALLEKLGVWPDIERAKERTRIRAGKGKRRGRRYITPRSILFILGSHTSPLARAVAGLPGVDVADPWHVNVLQLAPGGVPGRLTVVSRSALEALAKRFDSIILA